From Chryseobacterium sp. IHB B 17019, one genomic window encodes:
- a CDS encoding acyl-ACP desaturase has product MYQTLVRKEVMGILEKEVGSFLDKFLTPIEKIWQPSDYLPDPSSADFKYDLEEIQTFAREMPYDLFVTLIGDCITEEALPSYESWLMGVEGINQEKPEVSWASWVRAWTGEENRHGDLLGKYLYLCGRVNMREMEITTQYLINDGFDLGTSMDPYRNFIYTSFQETATNISHRRVGTLAKQSGNGKLAKMCGVIAADEARHAKAYKHFVARILEIDPSEMIIAFEDMMRKKIVMPAHMMRQSGQKAGELWGHFSDAAQRCMVYTGQDYINILKDLLDEWKIEHVKGLSETAEKAQEYLMKLPGRLQKITDRISTPDLQFQFNWVKS; this is encoded by the coding sequence ATGTATCAAACGCTCGTAAGGAAAGAAGTAATGGGTATTTTGGAAAAGGAAGTAGGTTCTTTTCTGGATAAATTTTTAACGCCAATTGAAAAAATCTGGCAACCTTCTGATTATCTTCCAGATCCTTCAAGTGCAGATTTTAAATATGATTTAGAAGAAATCCAGACTTTTGCACGTGAAATGCCTTATGATTTATTCGTAACGTTAATCGGGGATTGTATCACTGAGGAAGCCTTACCATCCTACGAATCCTGGTTGATGGGAGTAGAAGGTATAAATCAGGAAAAACCTGAAGTAAGCTGGGCAAGCTGGGTAAGAGCCTGGACTGGTGAAGAGAACAGACATGGTGATCTTTTGGGTAAATACCTTTATCTGTGCGGAAGAGTGAATATGAGAGAGATGGAAATTACCACTCAATATCTAATCAATGATGGGTTCGATTTAGGAACAAGTATGGATCCTTACAGAAATTTCATTTATACAAGTTTTCAGGAAACGGCAACCAATATTTCTCACAGAAGGGTAGGTACGTTGGCAAAACAATCCGGAAACGGAAAACTGGCAAAAATGTGTGGGGTAATTGCGGCAGATGAAGCAAGACATGCAAAAGCATACAAACATTTCGTAGCAAGAATTTTAGAAATAGATCCTTCGGAAATGATTATCGCATTTGAAGACATGATGCGTAAAAAAATCGTAATGCCGGCTCACATGATGAGACAATCCGGACAGAAAGCAGGTGAGCTTTGGGGTCATTTTTCTGATGCGGCTCAGAGATGTATGGTTTATACAGGCCAGGATTACATCAATATTTTGAAAGATCTATTGGATGAATGGAAAATTGAGCATGTAAAAGGCCTTTCGGAAACGGCTGAAAAAGCTCAGGAATATCTAATGAAACTGCCTGGAAGATTACAGAAAATCACAGACAGAATTTCAACACCTGATTTACAATTCCAGTTCAATTGGGTGAAAAGTTAG
- the gpmI gene encoding 2,3-bisphosphoglycerate-independent phosphoglycerate mutase, with translation MSKKAILAILDGWGLGMNPDVSAIDKANTPFIDSCLTNFPHTTLEASGLAVGLPFGQMGNSEVGHMNLGAGRVVYQNLVKLNMAVENGSLGQQQIIQDAFEYAKRENKKVHFIGLVSDGGVHSHINHLKGLLTAAHEFGLHENVFVHAFTDGRDCDPHSGKGFIEDLEKHMEKTVGKLATVIGRYYAMDRDKRWERVKIAYDAMVEGVGDQTTNALLAIQKSYDENITDEFMKPIIMIDSTAIGNVVPVAKIVDHDVVICFNFRTDRGREITEVFTQKDFPEYFMRKLPLYYVTLTNYDKTFQNVYVVFDEEVLHETMGEILERNHKTQIRIAETEKYPHVTFFFSGGREEPFVGEKRLLCPSPKDVPTYDLKPEMSAYDITNAIVPELENETADFVCLNFANTDMVGHTGVFSAAVKAAETVDKCIEKVATTAYEHGYAVFILADHGNSDVMINADGTPNTQHSTNLVPFIVMDKDHTWNLKPGKLGDVAPTILKVMGIDIPEVMTGDVLVS, from the coding sequence ATGTCAAAAAAAGCAATATTAGCGATCCTTGACGGATGGGGATTGGGAATGAATCCGGACGTTTCTGCCATTGATAAAGCAAATACACCATTTATAGATAGCTGTCTTACAAATTTTCCGCACACAACACTTGAGGCGAGTGGTTTAGCCGTAGGACTTCCATTCGGACAGATGGGAAACTCTGAAGTTGGGCACATGAATTTAGGGGCTGGAAGAGTAGTTTACCAGAATTTAGTTAAACTGAATATGGCAGTGGAAAATGGTTCTTTGGGACAACAACAGATCATTCAGGATGCTTTTGAATATGCCAAAAGAGAAAATAAAAAAGTACACTTTATTGGATTAGTCTCAGATGGGGGAGTACATTCACATATCAACCATTTGAAGGGATTGCTCACTGCAGCTCATGAATTCGGATTGCATGAAAACGTATTCGTGCATGCTTTTACGGACGGTCGTGATTGTGACCCACATTCAGGAAAAGGCTTCATTGAAGACCTTGAAAAGCATATGGAAAAAACCGTAGGAAAGCTGGCAACAGTAATCGGAAGATACTACGCAATGGACAGGGATAAAAGATGGGAACGCGTAAAAATTGCTTACGATGCAATGGTGGAAGGAGTTGGAGATCAGACAACTAATGCTTTACTGGCAATTCAGAAATCTTATGATGAAAATATTACTGATGAATTCATGAAGCCGATTATCATGATTGATTCTACGGCTATCGGGAATGTAGTTCCTGTCGCTAAAATTGTTGACCATGATGTTGTAATCTGCTTCAATTTCCGCACAGACAGAGGAAGGGAGATCACGGAGGTGTTTACTCAGAAGGATTTTCCGGAATATTTCATGAGAAAATTGCCTTTATATTATGTTACATTGACCAATTATGACAAAACATTCCAGAATGTGTATGTTGTTTTTGATGAAGAAGTGCTGCATGAAACAATGGGAGAAATTTTGGAAAGAAACCATAAAACACAGATCAGAATTGCAGAAACAGAGAAATATCCTCACGTAACGTTTTTCTTTTCGGGAGGAAGGGAAGAGCCGTTTGTAGGGGAAAAAAGATTGCTTTGTCCGAGCCCGAAAGATGTTCCGACCTATGATTTGAAGCCTGAAATGTCAGCATATGATATCACGAACGCCATTGTTCCTGAGCTGGAAAATGAAACCGCGGATTTTGTTTGCTTAAATTTTGCCAATACAGATATGGTAGGCCACACCGGCGTTTTCTCAGCAGCCGTAAAAGCAGCAGAAACAGTAGATAAGTGCATTGAAAAGGTCGCCACAACTGCTTATGAACACGGTTATGCAGTTTTCATCCTTGCAGATCACGGAAATTCTGATGTAATGATTAATGCAGATGGAACGCCGAACACACAGCATTCAACCAATCTTGTTCCTTTCATCGTAATGGATAAGGATCATACCTGGAACCTAAAACCGGGAAAGCTGGGAGATGTAGCTCCAACCATTTTAAAAGTAATGGGAATCGACATTCCGGAAGTGATGACAGGAGATGTTTTAGTTAGCTAA
- a CDS encoding alkaline phosphatase PhoX, which translates to MKRKLLTVAALAMISSSFLNAQTFIFNKNSAWKYNDSNTALADQWKSTTYDVSAWSQGNGPLGYGDPVTTTTATGLVTAYFAKDFTVNLNDLSTTMELGVMRDDGIVVYLNGEEVVRDNMPTGTITFSTLSSTTIDGGAESVYNVFSIPKSKFVNGNNRISIELHNRGASSSDLRIDAYLKTTTPTTPVTCNSTHISCFTSIVPTAQTNKLIIPAEHKYQLILKEGDSYTEGGGLVGGLNDFTGYVPKNGSAVDGYLSVNHETNPGGVTMAEINYNATTKLWQLTKSRAVSFSAPSLVQTIRNCSGGITPWGTIVTAEESVTSNDVNADGMKDYGWFVEINPATAQVSSLNADGSKGKLWQMGIMNHENVVVNNAGTVAYYGEDGGTHMMYKYVMDTPNNLSSGNLYVLKLDQGLSNGDPVATTATWIQVPNKTKPDQNNTPALAQSLGGTSFNGVEDVEISPLDGKVYFTAKGLNKVYRLQDNGTTASQVETFVGGASTTYSFDTAQGTKTEAWGDGNDNLTFDELGNLWVLQDGGKNYIWVIAPDHTQANPKVRLFASMPAGSEPTGLTFTPDHKFGFFSIQHPDSTISTDIDATGNTIDYRGKSATIVMALKNNLGTAGSLGTIDTHTENTVTVAPNPTSGIVKINSPKGLKNIMVTAYSIDGKIVFTQKFSGTNKSLDLDFTKQLEASRVLVLNIEAEGGFQQTVKLLKK; encoded by the coding sequence ATGAAAAGAAAACTACTTACAGTTGCAGCTCTTGCAATGATCTCGAGTTCGTTTTTAAACGCTCAGACTTTTATTTTCAACAAAAATTCCGCATGGAAATACAATGATAGCAATACTGCTTTGGCCGATCAATGGAAGAGTACTACCTATGATGTTTCAGCATGGTCTCAGGGGAACGGACCTCTTGGATACGGTGATCCTGTAACAACAACTACGGCTACGGGTCTTGTAACAGCTTATTTTGCGAAAGATTTTACAGTTAATTTGAATGATCTTTCCACTACAATGGAATTGGGAGTGATGAGAGATGACGGAATTGTGGTTTATCTGAACGGTGAAGAAGTGGTAAGAGACAATATGCCGACCGGTACTATTACTTTCAGCACATTATCCAGCACAACGATTGATGGCGGAGCAGAAAGTGTTTATAATGTTTTTTCTATTCCAAAATCTAAATTTGTAAACGGAAACAACAGAATTTCCATCGAATTGCACAACAGAGGTGCTTCAAGCTCAGATTTAAGAATTGATGCTTACCTTAAAACGACAACTCCTACAACTCCGGTTACTTGTAACTCAACCCATATCAGCTGTTTTACATCCATTGTACCGACAGCTCAGACGAATAAGCTGATTATTCCTGCTGAACACAAATATCAATTAATATTAAAAGAAGGAGACAGCTATACAGAAGGAGGAGGATTAGTAGGCGGTTTGAATGACTTTACAGGGTATGTGCCGAAAAACGGAAGCGCTGTTGACGGTTATCTTTCTGTAAACCACGAAACGAATCCTGGAGGCGTTACAATGGCGGAAATCAACTATAACGCGACTACAAAACTTTGGCAGTTAACAAAATCAAGAGCGGTAAGCTTCTCGGCTCCGAGCTTAGTTCAGACGATTAGAAATTGTTCAGGAGGTATTACACCTTGGGGAACGATCGTTACAGCCGAAGAATCTGTAACATCCAATGATGTGAACGCCGACGGAATGAAAGATTACGGCTGGTTTGTAGAAATTAACCCCGCAACAGCTCAGGTTAGTTCTTTAAATGCTGACGGATCTAAAGGAAAACTTTGGCAGATGGGTATCATGAACCACGAAAACGTAGTGGTAAATAATGCAGGAACAGTTGCTTATTACGGTGAAGACGGCGGAACTCACATGATGTACAAATATGTGATGGATACTCCGAACAACCTTTCTTCAGGAAATCTATATGTTTTAAAACTGGATCAAGGATTAAGTAATGGTGATCCGGTTGCTACCACGGCAACATGGATTCAGGTTCCTAATAAAACTAAACCTGATCAAAATAATACACCTGCTTTGGCTCAATCATTGGGAGGAACGTCTTTCAATGGGGTTGAAGACGTGGAAATCAGCCCGCTTGATGGTAAAGTTTACTTTACAGCAAAAGGTTTAAATAAAGTCTACAGACTTCAGGACAACGGAACTACAGCTTCTCAGGTTGAAACTTTCGTGGGAGGAGCTTCAACAACTTATTCTTTCGATACCGCCCAGGGAACAAAAACTGAAGCTTGGGGAGACGGAAATGACAACCTTACTTTTGACGAACTGGGTAACCTTTGGGTTCTTCAGGACGGTGGTAAAAACTATATCTGGGTAATAGCTCCGGATCATACTCAGGCCAATCCTAAAGTGAGATTGTTCGCTTCTATGCCTGCAGGTTCTGAGCCAACTGGTCTTACCTTTACACCGGATCACAAATTCGGGTTTTTCTCCATCCAACACCCGGATTCTACGATTTCTACTGATATTGATGCCACAGGAAATACGATTGATTACAGAGGAAAATCTGCGACAATTGTAATGGCTCTTAAAAATAACTTAGGAACTGCAGGTTCATTGGGAACAATTGATACTCACACAGAAAATACGGTGACAGTTGCTCCAAACCCTACTTCAGGAATTGTGAAGATCAATTCTCCAAAAGGATTGAAAAACATCATGGTAACGGCTTACAGCATCGATGGTAAAATCGTTTTCACTCAGAAATTCTCAGGAACGAACAAATCTTTGGATTTAGATTTCACAAAACAGCTTGAGGCTTCAAGAGTATTGGTTTTAAATATCGAAGCGGAAGGTGGATTCCAGCAGACGGTAAAATTATTGAAAAAATAA
- the map gene encoding type I methionyl aminopeptidase → MIQLKTIDELRLMKQSAQLVSKTLGMLAKEIKPGITTLHLDKLAYEFIKDHGAEPAFLGYGGFPNSLCISPNEQVVHGFPNTEVVKEGDVLSVDCGVILNGFVGDHAYTFEIGEVKPETKKLLKVAKESLYKGIEQCIRGKRIGDISHAIQAHCEKEGYGVVRELVGHGLGRKMHEDPQVPNYGKQGSGKVIKDGLAIAIEPMINLGTEKVKFHEDGWTVTTLDNQPSAHFEHDVAVINGKPVLLSTFKYIYEALGIQSDEEKPFQLDF, encoded by the coding sequence ATGATTCAATTAAAAACAATAGACGAATTACGTCTGATGAAGCAAAGTGCTCAGTTGGTTTCAAAAACATTGGGAATGTTGGCCAAAGAAATCAAACCGGGAATTACCACTTTGCATTTAGATAAATTAGCATACGAATTCATCAAAGATCACGGTGCCGAGCCTGCATTTTTAGGATATGGCGGTTTCCCGAACTCTTTGTGTATTTCCCCGAACGAGCAGGTGGTACACGGTTTCCCGAACACTGAAGTAGTGAAAGAAGGTGATGTGCTTTCTGTGGATTGCGGAGTTATTTTAAATGGTTTTGTAGGCGATCACGCGTATACTTTTGAGATTGGAGAAGTAAAGCCGGAAACTAAAAAATTACTGAAAGTTGCCAAAGAATCCCTTTATAAAGGAATTGAGCAGTGTATCAGAGGAAAAAGGATAGGGGATATTTCCCACGCCATCCAGGCGCATTGCGAAAAAGAAGGTTATGGAGTGGTAAGAGAGCTTGTTGGCCACGGTTTGGGAAGAAAAATGCATGAAGATCCTCAAGTCCCGAATTACGGTAAACAGGGAAGCGGAAAAGTCATCAAAGACGGTTTGGCCATTGCCATTGAGCCGATGATCAATCTGGGGACAGAAAAAGTGAAGTTCCATGAGGATGGATGGACGGTGACAACCCTTGATAATCAGCCTTCTGCACATTTCGAGCATGATGTGGCGGTGATCAACGGAAAGCCCGTATTGCTTTCTACCTTCAAATATATTTATGAAGCTTTAGGCATCCAGAGTGATGAAGAAAAGCCTTTCCAATTGGATTTTTAA
- a CDS encoding nucleoside phosphorylase gives MLNKLAASELVLNEDGSVYHLNLLPEDIAEKIILVGDPDRVAKVSKYFDTVEIKKNKREFYTHTGTLRGERITVMSTGIGTENIDIVMNELDALVNIDLKNKEFKTKHSALQLFRMGTCGSVNPDVQVDNMLVTQNVVGLDGLMHFYQDYEFENEFSRNFLEKFPYQKIKPMLYFADWSEELGELYKDAKYHGNTATFPGFYAPQGRQLRLKAIDDKFLETLNDLGVTNFEMETSAIYALSKLLGHQAITVNNVIANRRRGEFSADHHASEKNLITWVLDRIIK, from the coding sequence ATGCTCAATAAACTTGCTGCTTCAGAGCTTGTGCTGAACGAAGACGGAAGTGTTTATCACCTCAATCTTCTTCCCGAAGATATTGCCGAAAAAATCATCCTTGTGGGCGATCCGGATCGTGTAGCGAAAGTTTCAAAATATTTTGATACCGTAGAAATTAAGAAAAATAAAAGAGAATTTTATACTCATACAGGAACTTTGCGTGGAGAAAGAATTACAGTAATGTCCACCGGAATTGGTACGGAAAACATTGATATTGTGATGAATGAGCTTGATGCGCTGGTGAATATTGATCTCAAAAATAAAGAGTTTAAAACAAAACATTCTGCGTTGCAACTTTTTAGGATGGGAACCTGCGGAAGTGTAAATCCTGATGTTCAGGTTGATAATATGCTGGTAACTCAAAATGTTGTGGGACTGGATGGCTTGATGCATTTTTATCAGGATTATGAATTTGAAAACGAGTTTTCAAGAAATTTTCTAGAAAAATTCCCATATCAGAAAATTAAGCCGATGCTTTATTTTGCAGACTGGTCGGAGGAATTGGGAGAATTGTACAAAGACGCAAAATATCACGGAAATACAGCCACTTTTCCGGGGTTTTATGCTCCACAGGGTCGACAGCTTCGTTTAAAGGCCATTGATGATAAGTTTTTGGAAACTTTAAATGATCTCGGAGTTACAAATTTTGAAATGGAAACGTCAGCAATTTATGCTTTATCTAAACTTTTAGGTCATCAAGCGATTACCGTAAACAACGTTATTGCCAACAGAAGACGCGGTGAATTTTCTGCAGATCACCATGCTTCTGAAAAGAATTTGATTACCTGGGTTTTGGATAGAATTATTAAATAA
- a CDS encoding BT0820 family HAD-type phosphatase: protein MMNNKKIAVDFDGTIVDDAYPAIGKPKIFAFETLKRLQAEGYRLILWTYRHGKTLDEAVEFCRKNGVEFYAVNSSFEGEVFDCETQSRKLDADWFIDDRNLGGFPGWGEIYNIIQERIEFRVEGKEVLAYSKLKKEKKKGLFW from the coding sequence ATGATGAATAATAAAAAAATTGCTGTAGACTTCGACGGAACCATTGTTGATGATGCTTATCCGGCAATTGGGAAACCGAAAATTTTTGCTTTTGAAACATTAAAAAGACTTCAGGCTGAGGGTTATAGATTGATTCTCTGGACATATAGACATGGTAAAACATTAGATGAAGCTGTAGAATTCTGCAGAAAAAACGGAGTTGAATTTTATGCCGTAAACTCCAGTTTTGAAGGTGAAGTTTTTGATTGCGAAACTCAATCCAGAAAGCTGGATGCAGACTGGTTCATTGATGACAGAAATCTTGGAGGATTCCCAGGTTGGGGTGAGATCTACAATATTATTCAGGAAAGAATAGAATTCCGAGTGGAAGGAAAAGAAGTTTTAGCATATTCAAAGCTTAAAAAAGAAAAGAAAAAAGGATTATTCTGGTAG
- a CDS encoding leucine-rich repeat domain-containing protein — protein MKKLFFSIFIVFLSLAKAQIDPVKYPTYTNIDEALKSRQTIYSMSFRDKGLFNIPPQITQLNSIFFLNLMGNNFEKMDESIFALKELTILNLNVNSIKFIPDEIGELQKLESFSINLNSLTSINPNLAKLQKLKVIHLDANNLNVFPEALLQIPSLKEINLQGNQISFIAEDLDEIKNLRSLNLSANQINDLGNLSFPKQLKYLELQQNSILKLPEKLFQSKNLEFLNVSQNNIKEISPKVKGLKNVVSMNLANNNLKDLPTEFSQLKNLKTLILTGNPMEKSTIEKLKALMPETQIYF, from the coding sequence ATGAAAAAGCTATTCTTTTCTATTTTTATAGTATTTCTTTCTCTGGCTAAAGCTCAGATTGATCCCGTGAAATACCCTACTTACACCAATATTGATGAAGCTCTGAAAAGCCGACAAACAATATACAGCATGAGTTTTAGGGATAAGGGGTTATTTAATATTCCGCCACAAATCACACAATTAAACTCAATATTTTTCCTGAATTTAATGGGGAACAATTTTGAGAAAATGGATGAGTCAATTTTTGCATTAAAGGAATTGACGATTTTAAACTTAAATGTAAATAGCATCAAATTTATCCCAGATGAAATTGGAGAACTTCAAAAACTGGAAAGCTTTTCTATTAATCTGAATAGTTTAACAAGTATAAATCCAAACCTGGCAAAACTTCAAAAGTTAAAAGTAATCCATCTGGATGCCAATAATCTGAACGTTTTTCCGGAAGCCTTATTACAGATTCCGAGTCTGAAAGAGATTAATTTACAGGGAAATCAGATCAGTTTTATTGCCGAAGATTTGGATGAGATTAAAAATTTAAGATCATTAAACCTTTCCGCAAATCAGATCAACGATTTAGGAAACTTATCATTTCCAAAACAATTAAAATATCTTGAATTACAGCAAAACTCAATCTTAAAACTTCCTGAAAAATTATTTCAATCAAAAAATCTGGAATTTTTAAATGTAAGTCAGAACAATATTAAGGAAATTTCACCTAAAGTAAAAGGTTTGAAGAATGTTGTCAGCATGAATTTGGCGAACAACAATTTAAAAGATCTTCCAACCGAATTTTCACAATTGAAAAATCTTAAAACATTAATATTAACGGGCAATCCAATGGAAAAATCAACCATTGAAAAACTGAAAGCGCTGATGCCGGAAACTCAAATTTATTTTTAA
- a CDS encoding translation initiation factor: MDLRDQLKNLFPEHEEQDFEMPEEQFKQKEPLVCKFEKKGRNGKPVTIVEGWEGSEEDLKKISKKIKTTLGIGGSEKDGTIIIQGDNRDKIMDILKEMGYKTKRVGG, translated from the coding sequence ATGGATTTAAGAGATCAATTAAAAAACCTTTTTCCTGAGCATGAAGAGCAGGATTTTGAGATGCCTGAAGAGCAATTCAAGCAGAAAGAGCCTTTGGTGTGCAAGTTTGAGAAGAAAGGCAGAAACGGAAAGCCAGTAACCATTGTTGAAGGCTGGGAAGGCAGTGAGGAAGATCTGAAGAAAATTTCAAAAAAAATAAAAACCACCTTAGGAATTGGCGGTTCTGAGAAGGATGGAACGATCATCATTCAAGGGGATAATCGTGATAAAATAATGGATATCCTTAAAGAAATGGGCTACAAAACCAAAAGAGTTGGCGGATAA
- a CDS encoding class I SAM-dependent methyltransferase: MKKITKLLLNKIPRPMLIKMSIWARPLIYQFFKGDQFFDPIDGRSYRKFLPYGYGNQRENALSPGTLSLERHRQMWLYLQNETDFFIKNYKVLHIAPEQEFLKKFKRMSNLNYISADLFSPIVDVKADILDLPFDDESFDIIFCNHVLEHIEDDARAMSELYRVLRHGGWGILQVPMKNSLQKTYEDFTIKDPKERQKHFGQYDHVRWYGMDYFDRLKKAGFEAEPNFYSQNFSEEEIKKYGLRKNEILPIVYKK, translated from the coding sequence ATGAAAAAAATCACGAAACTTTTATTAAATAAAATTCCACGTCCAATGCTTATCAAGATGAGTATTTGGGCGCGGCCGCTTATTTATCAGTTTTTCAAAGGAGATCAGTTTTTCGATCCTATTGATGGAAGGTCATACAGAAAATTTCTTCCTTACGGATATGGAAATCAGCGTGAAAACGCCCTGTCACCCGGAACTCTGAGCCTGGAAAGGCATCGCCAGATGTGGCTGTATCTTCAAAATGAAACTGATTTTTTTATTAAAAATTATAAAGTTTTACATATCGCTCCGGAACAGGAATTTCTGAAGAAATTTAAGCGAATGAGCAACCTGAATTATATTTCAGCCGACTTATTTTCCCCGATAGTAGATGTAAAAGCAGATATTCTGGATCTGCCGTTTGATGATGAAAGCTTTGACATTATTTTCTGTAATCACGTGCTGGAACATATTGAAGATGATGCAAGGGCAATGAGTGAATTATATAGAGTTTTACGTCATGGAGGATGGGGAATTTTACAGGTTCCGATGAAAAATTCTCTGCAAAAAACGTATGAAGATTTCACCATAAAAGATCCTAAAGAACGGCAGAAGCATTTCGGGCAGTACGATCATGTCCGCTGGTATGGAATGGATTACTTTGACCGCTTGAAAAAAGCCGGTTTTGAAGCAGAACCGAACTTCTATTCTCAGAATTTCTCAGAAGAAGAAATAAAAAAATACGGGTTAAGGAAAAATGAAATCCTACCCATTGTTTATAAAAAATAA
- a CDS encoding cytochrome-c peroxidase, translating into MRFYPLVIIVLLIGCAVMSFNPVDKGVGSENTMINKGLADFKNKLDQLKSDAYQFSEDKISLEELQKSLKSTRNSFKEIEFYVAYHYPEFTKTHLNAAPLFHIEAAGTSAFTLPPEGLQVLDELIFSDEAADQKEEIKTITDFLYNSFASFYLSSVKNGLSKGNNKTLPLRIELIRMYSLGVTGFDTPGSLNTSEEATHAFLGMKKYINDDPYFKNYNIQKANTILTEGIDYLSKNTDFEAFDRIEFYKKYIQPLYEEFGNWDGRSDDLKEFSGWNVNNKNLFSSDFLDPYFYTLLKQNEDNAELRKLGKDIFYDQNLSDNGKMSCATCHLPENAFTDLKAKSPSNVEGKTVLRNSPSLYNAVFAKRFFYDLRAFYLEQQAEHVIYNEDEFNTSYESIIKKLKTKPEYRKAFKTAFKNGNISKENFSKALSSYVASLYSFESDFDKFMRNEKEISSDAKKGFNLFMGKANCATCHFAPNFSGLVPPFFNENESEVLGITTKPINQKPLVLDSDKGRINSPVKKENSWIYENSFKTVTVRNIALTKPYFHNGAFNTLEEVLDFYNEGGGEGLGLKMKNQTLAPDKLDLTQTEIKQIIAFLNSLTDVSRSK; encoded by the coding sequence ATGAGATTTTATCCTTTAGTTATTATTGTTCTGTTGATTGGTTGTGCTGTAATGTCTTTTAATCCTGTTGATAAAGGAGTAGGAAGTGAAAATACGATGATCAACAAAGGGTTGGCAGATTTTAAAAATAAATTAGATCAATTAAAATCAGATGCTTACCAATTTTCCGAGGACAAAATCTCTCTTGAAGAGCTGCAAAAATCATTAAAAAGCACAAGAAATTCCTTCAAAGAAATTGAATTTTATGTGGCTTATCATTATCCGGAATTTACCAAAACACATCTCAACGCAGCGCCATTATTCCACATTGAAGCGGCGGGAACATCGGCTTTCACGCTTCCTCCGGAAGGCTTGCAAGTGTTGGATGAATTGATATTTTCCGATGAAGCTGCGGACCAAAAAGAAGAAATAAAGACTATTACGGATTTTTTATACAATAGTTTTGCAAGCTTTTATTTAAGTTCGGTTAAAAATGGCTTAAGCAAAGGAAATAACAAGACTTTACCTTTAAGAATCGAGCTGATCAGGATGTACAGCCTCGGTGTAACCGGCTTCGACACGCCCGGCTCATTAAACACTTCTGAAGAAGCGACTCACGCTTTTTTAGGAATGAAAAAATACATTAATGATGATCCTTATTTTAAAAATTATAATATTCAGAAAGCAAATACAATTTTAACGGAAGGGATTGATTACCTTTCAAAAAATACCGATTTTGAGGCTTTTGACAGGATAGAATTCTACAAAAAATACATTCAGCCTTTGTATGAAGAATTCGGAAATTGGGATGGAAGAAGTGATGATCTTAAAGAATTTTCCGGCTGGAATGTCAATAATAAAAACCTTTTCAGCAGCGATTTCCTGGATCCATATTTCTATACGTTGTTAAAGCAAAACGAAGATAATGCAGAGCTTAGAAAATTAGGGAAAGATATTTTCTACGATCAAAACCTGAGTGACAATGGCAAAATGAGCTGTGCAACCTGCCATTTACCGGAAAATGCCTTCACGGATTTAAAAGCGAAATCCCCGAGTAATGTGGAAGGAAAAACGGTTCTAAGAAATTCACCTTCTTTATATAATGCAGTTTTTGCGAAAAGATTTTTCTATGATTTAAGAGCTTTTTACCTTGAACAACAGGCGGAACACGTGATTTATAACGAAGATGAGTTCAATACAAGCTATGAAAGCATCATTAAAAAATTAAAAACAAAGCCTGAGTACAGAAAAGCGTTTAAAACAGCTTTCAAAAACGGAAATATCAGTAAGGAAAACTTTTCCAAAGCCTTAAGTTCTTACGTTGCATCTTTATATTCTTTCGAAAGTGATTTTGATAAATTCATGAGAAATGAAAAAGAAATTTCTTCTGATGCTAAAAAAGGATTTAATTTATTCATGGGAAAAGCTAATTGTGCAACATGCCATTTTGCCCCTAATTTTTCAGGACTGGTTCCGCCATTTTTTAACGAAAATGAATCTGAGGTCTTAGGAATCACTACAAAACCGATCAATCAAAAACCTCTTGTTCTTGACTCTGATAAAGGAAGAATAAACAGCCCGGTAAAAAAGGAAAATTCATGGATTTATGAAAATTCTTTCAAAACGGTGACGGTGAGAAATATTGCTTTAACGAAACCTTATTTCCACAACGGAGCTTTCAATACATTGGAAGAAGTCCTTGATTTCTACAACGAAGGTGGAGGAGAAGGATTAGGCTTAAAAATGAAAAACCAGACACTGGCTCCTGATAAGTTGGATTTAACACAAACGGAAATCAAGCAAATCATCGCCTTCCTGAATTCCCTGACAGACGTGAGCAGGAGTAAATAG